From a single Bacillus gobiensis genomic region:
- the hemC gene encoding hydroxymethylbilane synthase: protein MRKIIVGSRRSKLAMTQTKWVIKQLEEAGSPFQFDIKEIVTKGDRILDVTLSKVGGKGLFVKEIENALLTGTIDMAVHSMKDMPSSLPDGLVIGSIPKREDYRDVLISKNHQTLEDLKPGSVIGTSSLRRSAQILKARPDLEIKWIRGNIDTRLKKLETDEYDAILLAAAGLLRMGWTDEIVSEYLDKEICLPAVGQGALSIECREDDTELKEQLAKLNDEYTSQTVRAERTFLEKMQGGCQIPIAGYATMDEKGMIELTGFVGSPDGKIRYVEQTTGLHPEAVGMECAEIMLKKGAGELIDKVKEELDSQ, encoded by the coding sequence ATGAGGAAAATAATTGTTGGATCAAGACGCAGCAAGCTAGCTATGACCCAGACAAAATGGGTGATAAAACAGCTGGAGGAAGCGGGCTCGCCGTTTCAATTTGATATAAAAGAGATCGTGACAAAAGGAGACCGTATATTGGACGTAACGTTGTCCAAAGTCGGCGGCAAAGGTCTTTTTGTCAAAGAAATTGAGAATGCCTTATTAACGGGAACGATTGATATGGCTGTCCACAGCATGAAGGATATGCCATCTTCGCTTCCGGATGGACTTGTGATTGGTTCCATTCCAAAACGGGAAGATTATCGTGATGTGCTCATTAGCAAAAATCATCAAACGTTAGAAGATCTAAAGCCCGGAAGTGTGATTGGAACGAGCAGTTTACGAAGGAGCGCCCAAATCCTTAAAGCTAGGCCCGACCTTGAGATCAAGTGGATAAGAGGGAATATCGACACACGGCTGAAGAAGCTTGAAACAGATGAATACGATGCGATTCTATTAGCTGCTGCCGGACTTTTAAGAATGGGCTGGACTGATGAGATCGTATCGGAGTACTTGGATAAAGAGATTTGTCTTCCGGCAGTTGGGCAAGGCGCTCTATCCATCGAGTGCCGTGAAGATGATACAGAGTTGAAGGAACAGCTTGCAAAACTAAACGATGAGTACACAAGCCAAACGGTCAGAGCGGAACGGACCTTCCTTGAAAAAATGCAAGGCGGATGCCAAATACCGATTGCGGGATATGCTACAATGGATGAAAAAGGAATGATTGAACTTACAGGATTCGTAGGTTCACCCGATGGGAAAATCCGCTATGTTGAACAAACTACGGGCTTACATCCTGAGGCTGTCGGTATGGAATGTGCTGAAATTATGCTTAAAAAGGGTGCGGGTGAATTGATTGACAAGGTGAAAGAGGAGCTTGACTCTCAATGA
- a CDS encoding cytochrome C assembly family protein, whose protein sequence is MIVVGSMARFNEVTIIIYALCVLLYFIDFLQNNRKAKKAAFWLLAIVWVLQVFYLAWVMMETGRFPILNISEGLYFYAWVLVTLSLLLTQLLKIEFIVFFTNVIGFSMMALHTFTPSEQQSAAVSGQLASELLFIHITMAILSYGAFSLSFAFSLLYLIQYNLLKKKKWGKRLRRIEDLTKLDHMSYVMNIIGVPVLLLSLILGVIWAYVSLETLYWFDPKVLGSLVMLLLYSYYLYIRLVKELRGKVVALWNAASFLVLMINYFLLGSLSQFHWFS, encoded by the coding sequence ATGATAGTCGTGGGGAGTATGGCTAGATTTAATGAAGTCACGATTATTATTTATGCATTATGCGTTCTTTTATATTTTATAGATTTTCTGCAAAACAACCGGAAGGCTAAAAAAGCAGCTTTCTGGTTGCTTGCCATTGTCTGGGTTCTTCAAGTGTTTTATTTGGCCTGGGTCATGATGGAAACAGGCAGATTTCCGATTTTAAATATATCTGAAGGTTTGTATTTTTATGCGTGGGTGCTCGTAACGCTTTCCCTTTTGCTTACTCAATTGCTGAAAATAGAATTCATCGTATTTTTTACGAATGTGATCGGGTTTTCCATGATGGCTCTGCATACGTTTACGCCATCTGAACAGCAATCTGCGGCTGTTTCCGGACAGCTGGCATCCGAGCTGCTGTTTATTCACATTACGATGGCAATTCTATCCTATGGTGCGTTTTCGTTATCTTTCGCCTTTTCGCTTCTGTATCTCATTCAATACAATTTGTTAAAAAAGAAAAAATGGGGTAAGAGGCTGCGCAGGATTGAAGATTTAACGAAGCTTGACCATATGTCCTATGTGATGAACATTATTGGAGTTCCGGTGCTGCTTCTGAGCCTGATTTTAGGCGTCATTTGGGCGTATGTATCCCTTGAGACCCTGTATTGGTTTGACCCTAAGGTTCTCGGTTCTTTGGTTATGCTGCTTTTGTACAGCTACTATTTGTATATCCGGCTGGTGAAAGAGCTTCGAGGAAAGGTTGTTGCACTTTGGAATGCCGCGTCATTTCTCGTGCTGATGATCAACTATTTTTTGTTGGGAAGCTTATCCCAATTCCATTGGTTCAGTTAA
- the hemA gene encoding glutamyl-tRNA reductase → MHILVAGINHKTAPVEIREKLSFLPAELSEAMLHLKDEKSILENIVVSTCNRTEIYAVVDQLHTGRYYIKKFLADWFQLDKEEIVPYFRFYENESAVEHLFRVSCGLDSMIIGETQILGQVRTSFKMAQEVKSIGTVFNFLFKQAVTLAKKSHAETEIGANAVSIGYAAVELARKIFGDLSAKHVVILGAGKMGELAVKNLHGQGIRKVTVINRTFSKAEELASRFSGEARRLESIEQTLIEADILISSTGSSDYVLKKDVMQQVNQKRKGSPLFMVDIAVPRDLDPAIAELDSVFLYDIDDLEGIVAANVKERQAAAEQVEIFIEEAIVEFNHWLNTLGVVPVISALRDKALAIQADTMRSIERKLPHLTERERKLLSKHTKSIINQMLRDPILKAKELAADPDSEKQLQLFKEIFNIEEASLVKTEEQKLAKAKQNPGYASAIVSE, encoded by the coding sequence ATGCATATACTTGTAGCAGGAATTAATCATAAAACTGCCCCGGTTGAAATTCGCGAAAAGCTCAGCTTTTTGCCGGCGGAATTAAGCGAAGCGATGCTGCATCTTAAAGATGAGAAAAGCATCCTGGAAAATATCGTCGTATCGACATGCAACCGTACGGAAATTTATGCCGTGGTGGATCAACTGCACACCGGGCGTTATTATATAAAGAAGTTTCTCGCGGATTGGTTTCAACTTGATAAAGAAGAAATCGTTCCTTATTTTAGATTTTATGAGAACGAAAGTGCCGTTGAACATTTGTTCCGTGTATCATGCGGTCTCGATTCAATGATTATTGGCGAAACACAAATATTAGGACAAGTGCGAACGAGTTTTAAAATGGCACAAGAGGTCAAATCTATAGGAACGGTATTCAATTTCTTATTTAAACAGGCGGTCACACTGGCTAAAAAGTCACACGCTGAAACCGAGATTGGTGCCAATGCTGTTTCTATCGGCTATGCTGCTGTTGAGCTTGCTAGAAAAATCTTTGGCGATCTGTCTGCGAAGCATGTGGTCATTCTCGGAGCCGGAAAGATGGGTGAGCTTGCAGTAAAAAATCTTCATGGCCAGGGGATTAGGAAAGTTACGGTCATCAACCGAACGTTTTCGAAAGCGGAGGAACTAGCTTCCCGCTTCTCCGGAGAGGCAAGAAGATTGGAATCAATCGAACAGACCTTGATTGAAGCAGATATTTTAATCAGCTCAACCGGATCAAGCGATTACGTCTTAAAAAAAGATGTGATGCAGCAAGTAAATCAAAAGCGGAAAGGCAGCCCGCTCTTTATGGTGGATATTGCAGTTCCGAGAGATCTTGACCCGGCGATCGCAGAGCTTGATAGTGTTTTTCTATATGATATAGATGATTTAGAGGGCATTGTGGCTGCCAATGTAAAGGAACGCCAAGCGGCAGCAGAGCAGGTTGAAATATTTATTGAGGAAGCAATCGTTGAGTTTAACCATTGGCTGAACACGTTAGGTGTGGTTCCTGTCATTTCTGCTCTGCGAGATAAGGCTTTGGCCATTCAGGCAGATACAATGAGAAGCATTGAGCGAAAGCTGCCTCATCTGACGGAAAGAGAAAGAAAGCTATTAAGCAAGCATACGAAGAGCATCATTAATCAAATGCTTCGAGATCCGATTTTAAAAGCGAAGGAGCTTGCGGCAGATCCGGATTCGGAAAAACAATTACAGCTGTTCAAGGAAATCTTTAATATCGAAGAAGCTTCCCTCGTAAAAACGGAAGAACAAAAACTGGCGAAAGCAAAACAAAATCCCGGCTATGCATCTGCGATCGTAAGCGAGTAG
- the yihA gene encoding ribosome biogenesis GTP-binding protein YihA/YsxC, which produces MKVTKSEIVISAVKPEQYPDAGLPEIALAGRSNVGKSSFINTLINRKNLARTSSKPGKTQTLNFYIINDILHFVDVPGYGFAKVSKTEREAWGRMIETYLTNRAELKAVVQIVDLRHPPSNDDIMMYDFLKHYGLPVIVIATKADKIPKGKWDKHAKVVKESLEMETGDPLILFSSETKKGKEEAWSAIHHMIHQE; this is translated from the coding sequence ATGAAAGTAACTAAATCAGAAATTGTGATCAGCGCGGTAAAACCTGAGCAATATCCGGATGCAGGGCTTCCGGAGATTGCACTTGCCGGCAGATCCAATGTCGGCAAATCATCTTTTATCAACACGCTGATCAATCGAAAAAACCTGGCGAGAACCTCATCCAAGCCAGGTAAAACACAAACTCTAAACTTTTATATCATCAACGATATTCTTCATTTTGTCGATGTGCCCGGCTATGGCTTTGCGAAAGTGTCAAAAACAGAAAGAGAAGCGTGGGGCCGGATGATCGAAACCTATTTGACAAACCGCGCGGAACTGAAAGCTGTTGTCCAAATTGTAGATCTAAGGCACCCGCCTTCAAACGATGACATCATGATGTATGATTTTCTCAAACACTATGGTTTGCCGGTTATTGTCATTGCAACGAAGGCGGATAAGATCCCTAAAGGAAAATGGGATAAGCATGCCAAGGTAGTCAAAGAGTCGCTGGAGATGGAGACAGGTGATCCACTGATTCTTTTTTCTTCAGAAACAAAGAAAGGAAAAGAAGAAGCCTGGTCAGCAATTCATCATATGATTCATCAGGAATAG
- the lon gene encoding endopeptidase La codes for MAKDTIRNIPLLPLRGLLVYPTMVLHLDVGREKSIQALEQAMIKDHIIFLATQRDISIDEPSEDEIFKVGTYTKIKQMLKLPNGTIRVLVEGIQRAEIKTYESLEEFTSVDIKMITEDEEKDHEDEALMRTLLDHFNQYIKVSKKISAETYATVTDIEEPGRMADIVASHLPLKLKDKQEVLETVDVKDRLNRVIELINNEKEVLEIEKKIGQRVKRSMERTQKEYYLREQMKAIQKELGDKEGKTGEIQTLAERIEQAGMPENIKETAYKELNRYEKVPSSSAESSVIRNYVEWLTTLPWTNETEDRLDLNLASKILDEEHHGLEKVKERVLEYLAVQKLTNSLKGPILCLAGPPGVGKTSLAKSIAKSLDRTFVRISLGGVRDESEIRGHRRTYVGAMPGRIIQGMKKAGTINPVFLLDEIDKMSSDFRGDPSSAMLEVLDPEQNNSFSDHYIEETYDLSKVLFIATANNLATIPGPLRDRMEIITIAGYTEVEKVEIVKDHLLPKQIKEHGLKKSNLILKEQTILDIIRYYTREAGVRGLERQLAAICRKAAKRIVSGERKRITVSENNLEDYLGKRIFRYGQAELKDQIGVVTGLAYTTVGGDTLSIEVSLSPGKGKLILTGKLGDVMRESAQAAFSYVRSKANELNISPDFHEKNDIHIHVPEGAVPKDGPSAGITMATALVSALTGQPVKREVGMTGEITLRGRVLPIGGVKEKALGAHRAGLKTIILPKDNEKDIEDIPESVRKGLTFVLVSHLDEVLENALTGEKNESN; via the coding sequence ATGGCAAAAGATACAATTCGGAATATTCCGCTCCTCCCGTTAAGAGGCTTGTTGGTTTATCCGACTATGGTGCTACATCTTGACGTAGGGCGTGAAAAGTCTATTCAAGCTCTCGAACAAGCAATGATAAAGGATCATATCATTTTTTTAGCGACTCAACGGGATATATCGATAGATGAACCGAGTGAAGACGAAATTTTTAAAGTCGGCACTTATACAAAAATCAAACAGATGCTGAAGCTCCCGAATGGCACCATCCGGGTACTCGTTGAAGGAATTCAGCGGGCTGAAATTAAAACGTATGAAAGTCTCGAGGAATTTACTTCTGTTGACATCAAAATGATCACTGAAGACGAAGAAAAAGATCATGAAGATGAAGCCTTGATGCGTACGCTGCTTGATCACTTCAATCAATACATAAAGGTTTCCAAGAAAATCTCGGCTGAAACCTATGCCACTGTTACCGATATTGAAGAACCTGGAAGAATGGCTGATATTGTAGCTTCCCATCTTCCACTTAAGCTGAAAGACAAGCAAGAGGTGCTTGAAACAGTGGACGTGAAAGATAGGCTGAATCGAGTCATCGAACTGATTAATAACGAAAAAGAAGTGCTTGAGATCGAGAAAAAAATCGGCCAGCGTGTCAAACGATCCATGGAGCGTACCCAAAAGGAATATTATCTTCGTGAACAGATGAAAGCCATCCAAAAGGAGCTTGGTGATAAGGAAGGGAAAACCGGAGAAATCCAAACATTGGCTGAACGGATTGAACAAGCCGGTATGCCTGAAAATATTAAAGAAACGGCGTACAAAGAGCTGAACCGTTATGAAAAAGTGCCTTCCAGCTCTGCGGAAAGCTCTGTCATCCGTAATTATGTGGAATGGCTTACCACTTTGCCATGGACGAATGAAACCGAGGATCGCTTGGACTTGAACCTGGCAAGCAAAATATTAGATGAAGAGCACCACGGGCTCGAGAAGGTAAAAGAGCGTGTCCTTGAATATTTGGCCGTGCAAAAGCTGACAAATTCCTTAAAAGGCCCTATATTATGCTTAGCCGGCCCTCCGGGAGTCGGAAAAACGTCACTTGCCAAATCAATTGCCAAATCGTTAGACCGGACGTTCGTTCGAATTTCTTTAGGCGGAGTACGAGATGAGTCAGAAATTCGCGGACACCGGAGGACTTATGTTGGAGCCATGCCCGGCCGAATCATTCAGGGCATGAAAAAAGCAGGCACGATCAATCCGGTCTTTTTGCTGGATGAAATAGATAAAATGTCTTCCGATTTTAGAGGAGACCCTTCTTCAGCCATGCTGGAGGTGCTGGATCCTGAGCAAAACAATTCGTTCAGCGATCATTATATTGAGGAAACGTATGATTTATCCAAGGTTCTATTTATTGCAACAGCCAATAATCTTGCGACCATTCCTGGCCCTTTGAGAGACCGGATGGAAATTATTACAATCGCCGGTTATACAGAGGTTGAAAAAGTAGAGATTGTGAAGGATCATTTGCTTCCTAAGCAGATCAAGGAGCACGGATTGAAAAAAAGCAATCTGATACTGAAAGAGCAAACGATTCTGGATATTATCCGATACTATACCAGGGAAGCAGGGGTCCGCGGTCTTGAACGCCAGCTTGCGGCCATTTGCAGAAAGGCAGCAAAACGAATCGTATCAGGGGAAAGAAAGCGAATCACTGTTTCTGAAAATAATTTAGAAGACTATCTTGGAAAAAGAATCTTCAGATACGGACAGGCGGAGCTTAAGGATCAAATCGGGGTCGTAACTGGATTAGCTTATACAACAGTAGGCGGGGATACACTCTCAATTGAAGTATCTCTGTCGCCTGGAAAAGGCAAGCTGATTCTTACCGGAAAGCTTGGAGATGTCATGAGAGAGTCAGCACAGGCTGCATTCAGCTATGTCCGCTCAAAAGCGAATGAATTAAATATTAGTCCTGATTTTCATGAAAAGAACGACATCCATATCCACGTGCCTGAAGGAGCTGTCCCTAAGGACGGTCCTTCAGCAGGTATCACGATGGCAACGGCTCTCGTATCGGCATTAACAGGCCAGCCGGTAAAACGCGAAGTAGGCATGACAGGCGAAATTACGTTGAGAGGCCGGGTACTTCCAATTGGGGGAGTCAAAGAAAAAGCACTAGGTGCCCACCGTGCCGGTCTGAAAACAATCATTTTGCCAAAGGATAATGAAAAAGATATTGAGGACATCCCTGAAAGCGTACGAAAAGGATTGACCTTTGTCCTGGTATCTCATCTCGATGAAGTCTTGGAAAATGCATTAACGGGAGAGAAAAATGAAAGTAACTAA
- the lonB gene encoding ATP-dependent protease LonB, whose amino-acid sequence MSWTGIALFIQLFFGIVIGLYFWNLLRNQRTQKVSIDKESKKEMEQLRKMRAITLSEPLSEKVRPQSFADIVGQEDGIKALKAAICGPNPQHVIVYGPPGVGKTAAARLVLEEAKKQTSSPFKQDAVFVELDATTARFDERGIADPLIGSVHDPIYQGAGAMGQAGIPQPKQGAVTQAHGGVLFIDEIGELHPIQMNKLLKVLEDRKVFLESAYYNEENTQIPTHIHDIFKNGLPADFRLIGATTRMPHEIPPAIRSRCLEVFFRDLEKDELKKIAIKAAAKIDKEITEEGYNLLTKYTRNGREVVNMVQIAAGNALTENRSNITVEDIEWVVHSSQLTPKHESKIMDGPKVGVVNGLAVHGPNSGSLLEIEVTVNPALEKGTVNVTGVVEEESIGNQTKSIRRKSMAKGSIENVLTVLRSMGINPSKYDIHVNFPGGVPVDGPSAGIAIATGIFSAIHNIPIDHTVAMTGEIGLHSQVKPIGGVLPKIKAAKDAGAKKVIIPMENQQALIKQIDGITILPVKTLEEVLDIALVNPPSEQQIQNNQMNKESV is encoded by the coding sequence TTGAGCTGGACTGGAATCGCACTTTTTATACAACTGTTCTTTGGCATTGTGATAGGACTTTATTTTTGGAATTTGTTAAGAAATCAGCGTACCCAAAAAGTTTCAATCGACAAAGAATCCAAAAAAGAAATGGAACAGTTGCGAAAGATGAGAGCTATTACATTGTCAGAACCACTATCAGAAAAAGTCCGCCCGCAAAGCTTTGCAGATATTGTAGGGCAGGAAGATGGAATAAAAGCATTAAAAGCAGCGATATGCGGGCCAAACCCCCAGCATGTCATCGTTTACGGACCTCCAGGTGTAGGGAAAACTGCTGCTGCACGGCTCGTACTCGAAGAAGCCAAAAAACAAACCAGTTCCCCGTTCAAGCAGGATGCTGTTTTTGTCGAATTGGATGCTACGACTGCCAGGTTTGATGAACGCGGCATTGCGGATCCTCTTATCGGATCGGTTCATGATCCCATCTATCAAGGGGCAGGAGCAATGGGACAGGCCGGAATTCCTCAGCCGAAGCAAGGAGCGGTTACCCAAGCTCACGGAGGTGTTCTATTCATTGATGAAATTGGAGAGCTGCATCCAATTCAAATGAATAAATTGCTCAAGGTCCTCGAAGATAGAAAGGTATTTTTAGAAAGCGCCTATTATAATGAAGAAAATACACAAATCCCGACGCATATCCATGATATTTTTAAAAACGGACTTCCTGCAGATTTTCGTTTAATCGGGGCAACGACAAGAATGCCCCACGAAATCCCGCCGGCAATTCGCTCCAGATGCCTTGAAGTCTTTTTCAGAGATTTGGAAAAAGATGAACTGAAAAAAATTGCAATTAAAGCGGCTGCCAAAATCGATAAAGAAATTACAGAAGAAGGCTATAATCTTTTGACGAAGTATACAAGAAACGGCCGTGAAGTTGTTAATATGGTCCAAATCGCTGCCGGAAACGCCTTGACTGAGAACAGGTCGAACATCACAGTAGAAGACATTGAATGGGTTGTTCATTCCAGCCAGCTCACGCCAAAACATGAATCCAAAATCATGGACGGGCCAAAGGTAGGAGTCGTCAATGGTTTGGCGGTGCACGGGCCAAACAGCGGTTCACTATTGGAGATAGAGGTCACAGTCAACCCGGCTTTAGAAAAAGGAACTGTGAATGTGACCGGAGTGGTTGAGGAGGAAAGCATAGGAAATCAGACGAAATCGATTCGCAGAAAAAGCATGGCAAAAGGTTCGATCGAAAATGTGTTAACTGTCTTGCGCTCCATGGGGATTAACCCTTCCAAATACGACATTCATGTCAATTTTCCGGGGGGAGTTCCAGTTGATGGTCCTTCGGCGGGAATTGCCATCGCAACTGGTATATTTTCTGCGATTCATAATATTCCTATCGACCATACAGTAGCCATGACCGGGGAGATCGGACTTCATTCGCAAGTCAAGCCGATCGGCGGAGTATTACCGAAAATAAAAGCAGCCAAAGATGCGGGAGCAAAAAAAGTGATTATTCCAATGGAAAATCAACAAGCTCTTATAAAACAAATTGACGGGATTACGATTCTTCCGGTAAAAACGTTGGAAGAGGTTCTTGACATCGCTTTAGTTAATCCTCCGTCAGAGCAGCAAATTCAAAACAATCAAATGAATAAAGAATCGGTTTAA